One genomic segment of Drosophila willistoni isolate 14030-0811.24 chromosome 2R unlocalized genomic scaffold, UCI_dwil_1.1 Seg200, whole genome shotgun sequence includes these proteins:
- the LOC6641629 gene encoding homeobox protein Mohawk, whose protein sequence is MEKEKALRPKRNRRHSRRAWPPEDELLLDTGRMAKRLFTPDIKSMLKDWLIRRRDNPYPSREEKKQLAGETGLTYTQICNWFANWRRKLKNSEREKAKKSWGHLIKNYNHNARGNVEQFSISSEDSIWEEEMPSANAEDDDYEDDDDELSSPGSTGSDGNGNNGSTSLYKPNFYVESSTMPKEQSNYRVPILPTVPAGKAKYKHQMMEKYLRDSTTDSTTTIQPGSNQLNKWLESAVRFTPDRNNYHIEWNTSKHKHNSQERAPTGGQSELIFTSDATALARGEHWILHHKDELDAAEALANLAFNCRQRNIGNWHHNGPAISS, encoded by the exons ATGGAAAAGGAAAAAGCATTGAGACCCAAACGCAATCGTCGACATAGTAG ACGCGCCTGGCCACCTGAGGATGAATTGCTATTGGATACTGGTCGCATGGCCAAGAGATTATTTACTCCGGATATTAAATCAATGCTCAAGGATTGGCTAATACGCAGACGAGATAATCCGTATCCAAGTCGAGAGGAAAAGAAACAATTGGCCGGAGAGACAGGACTTACCTATACGCAAATATGCAATTGGTTTGCCAATTGGCGTAGAAAACTCAAGAATTCGGAACGTGAAAAGGCCAAAAAATCATGGGGTCATTTGATTAAGAATTACAATCACAATGCTCGAGGAAATGTAGAACAGTTTAGTATCTCATCGGAGGATAGCATTTGGGAGGAGGAAATGCCATCGGCAAATGCTGAAGATGATGATTacgaggatgatgatgatgaattaTCCAGTCCGGGTAGTACTGGCAGcgatggcaatggcaacaatgGATCGACAAGtctatataaaccaaatttttatGTGGAATCATCTACTATGCCCAAGGAACAGAGCAATTATCGTGTACCCATATTGCCCACTGTGCCGGCTGGCAAGGCCAAGTACAAACATCAGATGATGGAGAAATATCTAAGAGATAGCACCACGGATAGCACAACCACAATTCAACCCGGCTCCAATCAGTTAAACAAATGGCTAGAGAGTGCCGTGAGATTTACACCAGATCGTAACAATTATCACATTGAATGGAATACCAGCAA GCATAAGCATAACTCACAGGAGCGAGCTCCAACTGGTGGGCAAAGTGAATTGATCTTTACCAGCGATGCCACAGCTTTGGCACGTGGAGAACACTGGATATTGCATCATAAGGATGAGCTCGATGCTGCCGAAGCATTGGCCAATTTGGCCTTTAATTGCCGACAGCGTAACATTGGCAATTGGCATCATAATGGGCCCGCCATAAGCTCTTGA
- the LOC6641628 gene encoding 39S ribosomal protein L10, mitochondrial: MSKLIQHSLPVTSTRSPLLQFLRFRGKINIQRPKEPHYERARVIAVTQPKYPQPVKSLTCFQTRAERTKAQLENPYNEIVAREVRNWLNHSQLVAIFHLNSITADEIYQLRVQLFKQNMHLKSYGRKIIGQAVAGTPYEAIMPLFHSNHCIVFSPDQKRLSTLLRLTRKVPQMVLIGGIVEQTLLSRNELVAYAQMPSLQVAQAQLVQTLNQAAGQLVQHLQAHQGNLVRVLDVHAQQGQAEETATETPKDAATPTES, translated from the exons ATGTCCAAATTGATACAGCACA GTCTTCCTGTGACATCTACGCGATCTCCGCTGCTGCAATTCCTGCGTTTCCGTGGCAAAATCAATATACAGCGACCCAAGGAACCGCATTATGAGCGGGCACGGGTCATTGCCGTTACACAGCCAAAATATCCACAGCCCGTCAAATCTCTCACCTGCTTTCAGACACGTGCGGAACGCACCAAGGCCCAATTGGAGAATCCCTACAATGAGATCGTAGCACGAGAAGTGCGCAATTGGTTGAATCACTCGCAACTGGTGGCCATATTCCATTTGAATTCCATCACTGCCGATGAGATCTATCAGTTGCGCGTCCAActgtttaaacaaaatatgcaCCTAAAATCGTATGGCCGCAAGATCATTGGTCAAGCTGTGGCCGGCACTCCCTATGAGGCCATAATGCCATTGTTTCACTCCAATCACTGCATTGTCTTCTCGCCGGATCAGAAGCGTTTAAGCACATTGCTGCGCCTTACACGAAAAGTGCCACAAATGGTGCTGATCGGTGGCATTGTGGAACAGACTCTATTAAGCCGCAATGAACTGGTCGCCTATGCCCAAATGCCCAGTCTGCAGGTGGCACAAGCTCAGCTGGTGCAAACCCTTAACCAGGCTGCTGGCCAATTAGTGCAACACCTTCAGGCCCATCAAGGTAATCTTGTAAGGGTTCTCGATGTACATGCCCAGCAGGGTCAGGCAGAGGAGACGGCCACAGAAACACCAAAGGACGCGGCCACGCCGACGGAGTCATAA